The following proteins are encoded in a genomic region of Sorangiineae bacterium MSr12523:
- a CDS encoding SRPBCC family protein, with amino-acid sequence MSTSTQIEVSEAPVYDIVQPEPAGADVIVAGSVRAPIKLVWDLFRPFGPEIMRWWPIYDWVKLQPPGHDVVGAIRHFKSNGRIYRERLILRDDSTHTEQYEFVDSDVPIPIERVITTVQMHAVNDLETEVRWSSETKVNPLFLPVVKLTQRQAYYGAIESLARYFNPAVEILDLRVVGASLHPLWGLVPPNAYVEARIGPSQSKRTRVRPLNTRPRWNENLQFNVGALDRNIEISIWSASLGRDTLLGTARVELPSKVGPEWKQISVMLHGAAAGELLIALRCRPEFQVLRETMSLAKTLGSRLGKFVPPLGQLGFEIGMLDTAFANAQSVAQRYLSQTMGTALHLRNGESVTDLAGTLLLDIGRAAAGVQNTIEGLASQALALAQQVIESIKQGDQDVYGYERYQRNPKIPDVPLENLPRMVKGLPLQELLVPSQLGAMLQRGLEYAYSEFDLVDRFKKALLRRDDPYESFLHGWVKRPNPVVDHWKDDAEFCRQLIQGLHPMMIRMVRSLAEIPPALSTLSAQGKSLEELIQERRLFILDYALLAELKLYENMVFYAPIVLVYRELLEDGNSQLNLVGIQLTRNQGLNVVYTKSTSPENRYLYAKIQVACADNQYHQFVAHLGIAHLAMEPFVIAHHNVFYKTTHPIGKLLEPHFKQTIGINYMARQTLVASKGAFTDRTFAPGTAQALQLFLSAWEMYSFNTNAFPEELAARGFDEEGTDGVQNYYYRDDGFKIWRAIESYVGEVVNAVYANDNAVAGDALIQRWAVEMTDPHRADIPGFPKAITSRKHLVSTLTNIIFQGSAFHSAVNFPQIDYLSYVPNRPDCTMAKMPDGEDDITMDFIYFQALPNFFVSNFQVSFAMLLTTPAIETLWNSSGLDKDFPDIHRRFQENLQKISNEITDRNRALEAAGKQPYPYLDPHRIAASVAI; translated from the coding sequence GGTGGCCCATTTACGATTGGGTCAAGCTCCAGCCCCCGGGGCACGACGTCGTCGGCGCCATTCGGCATTTCAAGTCGAATGGCCGCATCTACCGGGAACGGCTCATTCTGCGCGACGATTCGACGCACACCGAACAGTACGAATTCGTCGATAGCGACGTTCCCATTCCCATCGAGCGGGTCATCACCACCGTGCAAATGCACGCGGTCAACGACTTGGAAACGGAGGTGCGCTGGTCCTCCGAGACCAAGGTGAATCCGCTGTTTCTGCCGGTCGTCAAGCTCACGCAGCGGCAGGCCTATTACGGGGCCATCGAGTCGCTGGCCCGGTATTTCAATCCGGCGGTGGAGATTCTCGACCTGCGCGTGGTCGGTGCGTCGCTTCACCCGCTCTGGGGTCTCGTGCCGCCGAACGCCTACGTCGAGGCGCGCATCGGTCCCTCGCAATCCAAGCGGACCCGCGTTCGCCCGCTGAATACGCGCCCTCGCTGGAACGAGAATCTGCAGTTCAACGTCGGCGCGTTGGATCGGAACATCGAGATTTCGATCTGGAGCGCGAGCCTGGGGCGCGACACCTTGCTTGGCACGGCAAGGGTCGAACTTCCGTCGAAGGTGGGCCCCGAGTGGAAGCAGATCTCCGTCATGCTCCACGGGGCGGCGGCCGGCGAGCTGCTCATCGCCCTGCGGTGCCGTCCGGAGTTCCAAGTGCTGCGCGAGACCATGTCCCTGGCGAAAACCTTGGGCAGCCGCCTTGGAAAGTTCGTTCCCCCGCTGGGGCAGCTCGGTTTCGAGATCGGCATGCTGGACACGGCGTTCGCAAACGCTCAATCCGTGGCGCAGCGCTACTTGAGCCAGACGATGGGCACGGCGCTGCACCTTCGCAATGGCGAATCCGTCACCGATCTCGCGGGCACGCTGCTTCTGGACATCGGGCGCGCGGCCGCCGGTGTGCAGAATACCATCGAGGGCCTCGCCAGCCAGGCGCTGGCGCTCGCGCAGCAGGTCATCGAGAGCATCAAGCAGGGGGACCAAGACGTCTATGGATACGAGCGCTACCAGCGCAATCCGAAGATCCCCGACGTGCCCCTGGAGAACCTTCCGCGCATGGTCAAAGGCCTTCCGCTGCAGGAGCTTTTGGTCCCGAGCCAATTGGGCGCCATGCTCCAGCGCGGTCTCGAATATGCGTACTCGGAATTCGACTTGGTGGACCGATTCAAGAAGGCGCTTTTGCGGCGCGACGATCCCTACGAGTCGTTCTTGCACGGCTGGGTGAAGCGGCCGAACCCCGTCGTCGACCACTGGAAAGACGACGCGGAATTTTGCCGTCAGCTCATTCAGGGCCTCCATCCCATGATGATCCGCATGGTGCGAAGTCTGGCGGAGATTCCGCCGGCCCTTTCGACACTCAGCGCGCAGGGCAAGTCGCTGGAGGAACTCATCCAGGAACGGCGCCTCTTCATTCTCGATTATGCGCTTTTGGCGGAGCTCAAACTCTACGAGAATATGGTGTTTTACGCACCCATCGTGCTCGTATACCGCGAGCTTCTCGAGGATGGGAACTCCCAGCTCAATTTGGTGGGCATCCAGTTGACCCGTAATCAGGGACTCAACGTGGTGTACACCAAGTCGACGTCTCCGGAAAACCGCTACCTGTACGCGAAGATTCAAGTTGCCTGTGCGGACAATCAGTACCACCAGTTCGTAGCGCACTTGGGTATCGCGCACCTGGCGATGGAGCCCTTCGTCATTGCGCACCACAACGTCTTTTACAAGACGACCCATCCGATTGGGAAATTGCTGGAGCCGCATTTCAAGCAAACCATCGGCATCAATTACATGGCGCGGCAGACGCTCGTCGCGTCCAAGGGTGCCTTCACGGACAGAACGTTCGCACCGGGCACGGCGCAGGCGCTGCAGTTGTTCCTCTCCGCCTGGGAGATGTACAGCTTCAATACCAACGCCTTCCCCGAGGAGCTCGCGGCGCGTGGCTTCGACGAGGAGGGAACCGACGGCGTGCAGAATTACTATTACCGCGACGACGGGTTCAAGATCTGGCGCGCGATCGAGTCGTATGTCGGCGAGGTCGTGAATGCCGTGTACGCGAACGACAATGCCGTCGCGGGTGATGCCCTCATCCAGCGCTGGGCGGTGGAAATGACCGACCCGCATCGCGCGGACATTCCCGGCTTCCCCAAGGCGATCACGTCGCGCAAGCACCTCGTGAGCACGCTCACGAACATCATCTTCCAGGGGAGCGCTTTCCACTCGGCGGTGAATTTCCCGCAGATCGATTATCTGTCGTATGTCCCGAACCGTCCCGACTGCACCATGGCGAAAATGCCCGACGGCGAGGACGACATCACGATGGACTTCATTTACTTCCAGGCGCTGCCGAACTTCTTCGTGTCGAATTTCCAGGTCAGCTTCGCCATGCTGCTGACCACGCCCGCCATCGAAACGCTCTGGAATTCGTCTGGGCTGGACAAAGACTTCCCGGACATTCACCGCCGTTTCCAGGAGAATCTGCAAAAGATCTCCAACGAGATCACCGATCGCAACCGCGCCCTCGAGGCGGCGGGTAAACAGCCCTATCCCTACCTCGATCCACATCGCATCGCGGCCAGCGTCGCGATCTGA
- a CDS encoding SDR family NAD(P)-dependent oxidoreductase — MNAPYVALITGASTGFGRLLVQTLARRGHIVFASMRGIAEKNAGAASELAAFAAREGVALQAIEMDVTDDVSVRKGIEHVVADAGRLDVVVNNAGATAFGLLETFSLEQARKAFELNLFGPMRVNRAALPILRARKSGLLVQVTSAGARYVLPFFGPYTAAKFAAEALAETYRYELASEGIDSVIVEPGGYGTSLAKNAIMADDTARVATYTRAKELLGAAVRGMTAAASTDNPQEVADAITALIEMPHGKRPLRTVVGRLAKSLLEDLNAATDRIQAERLRALGMSEMLQLK; from the coding sequence ATGAACGCTCCGTACGTTGCGTTGATCACGGGGGCGAGCACCGGCTTCGGCCGGCTGCTCGTCCAAACGCTGGCCAGGCGAGGGCACATCGTCTTTGCGTCGATGCGCGGAATCGCCGAAAAGAACGCAGGGGCGGCGTCCGAGCTGGCGGCATTCGCCGCCCGCGAGGGCGTGGCCCTTCAGGCCATCGAGATGGACGTCACCGACGATGTTTCGGTCCGCAAAGGCATCGAGCATGTCGTGGCGGACGCGGGGCGGCTGGACGTCGTGGTGAACAATGCGGGTGCCACGGCGTTCGGGCTCTTGGAGACGTTCAGCCTGGAGCAAGCGCGCAAGGCCTTCGAGCTGAACTTGTTCGGCCCGATGCGGGTCAATCGCGCTGCGCTTCCCATTCTGCGTGCACGTAAGTCGGGGCTGTTGGTCCAGGTGACCAGCGCCGGTGCGAGGTACGTGCTGCCCTTCTTCGGTCCATACACGGCGGCGAAGTTCGCGGCCGAAGCCCTCGCCGAAACGTACCGCTACGAGCTGGCCTCGGAGGGGATCGATTCGGTCATCGTCGAGCCAGGCGGGTACGGGACGTCGCTGGCGAAAAACGCTATCATGGCCGACGACACGGCACGCGTGGCCACTTATACGCGCGCCAAGGAACTGCTCGGGGCCGCCGTTCGTGGCATGACGGCGGCCGCCTCCACCGACAACCCGCAAGAGGTCGCCGACGCCATCACGGCACTCATCGAGATGCCGCATGGCAAGCGGCCCTTGCGAACCGTCGTGGGGCGGCTGGCCAAGTCGTTGTTGGAAGATCTCAACGCCGCAACGGATCGCATCCAAGCCGAGCGCCTTCGCGCGCTCGGCATGTCCGAAATGCTGCAGCTCAAATGA
- a CDS encoding HAD-IA family hydrolase, whose amino-acid sequence MKAVLFDFDYTLADASRGIIVCVTHALTVMGLPVASHDVIRRTIGLSLPDTFSRLSGIDEEPARARFKELYLERASEVMVGLTELFPGVRETLHSLAAREVRLGIVSTKTGATLRKILAKEELLSLFGVIIGGDEVTRTKPDPEGIHRALEALEVQAHECLYIGDAVMDVEAARRAGTAFAAVLTGVTPRHELEALGAAVILERLTDLDLVARV is encoded by the coding sequence ATGAAAGCCGTTTTATTCGACTTCGATTACACATTGGCGGATGCGTCTCGGGGAATCATTGTTTGTGTCACGCACGCACTTACCGTCATGGGACTTCCCGTTGCTTCCCACGACGTGATTCGTCGAACCATCGGGCTCTCGTTGCCCGACACGTTCTCGCGCCTCAGTGGCATCGACGAGGAGCCCGCCCGTGCGCGATTCAAAGAGCTCTATCTCGAGCGGGCGAGCGAGGTGATGGTTGGCCTCACGGAGCTCTTTCCGGGTGTCCGAGAAACCTTGCACAGCCTTGCGGCAAGGGAGGTTCGTCTGGGGATCGTCTCGACCAAAACCGGCGCGACGCTCCGCAAGATCCTGGCGAAGGAGGAGCTTTTATCGTTGTTCGGCGTGATCATTGGCGGTGACGAGGTCACCCGAACGAAGCCCGATCCCGAGGGCATCCACCGCGCGCTCGAAGCCCTCGAGGTCCAAGCCCACGAGTGCCTCTACATCGGAGACGCCGTCATGGACGTGGAAGCCGCACGCCGCGCCGGAACCGCCTTCGCCGCCGTTCTAACCGGGGTCACCCCACGCCACGAACTCGAGGCACTCGGCGCCGCCGTCATCCTCGAGCGCTTGACCGATCTCGATCTCGTGGCTCGCGTGTAA
- a CDS encoding serine/threonine protein kinase, translated as MNNRLANGARSSERNALFAGRFQVEGEAGVGGMSVVYRALDLSTGETVALKVLRETGSAASRRFNAEAMALEKLRSSAIVRYIDHGITDDDQFYLVLEWIDGESLSARLHRGRLDIADTLKLARRVADGLAAAHALGILHRDIKPSNILLPNRDVGAAKIVDFGLARTMGDPIFEEGVSTVTATGRIVGTPGYMAPEQAHGISDLDERADLFSLGCLLYRCLADVEAFEGSRALTTLARLVLFEPSRVSEMRADVPPELDELVAALLAKKRAQRPTSAVAVREALDRITWDASESPPRSDAPKLRDSKAPQGTVFGRYILEGRLGAGGMGELFRATDTKLERPVALKLLRGSPDRATSARLVREGRAAAALSHPNIVTIYDVGEHEGIPFLASECIDGKDLRAYVRDPAVESERKMRWLQEVARALGAAHRAGVVHGDVKPDNVMIAEHGTVKLVDFGLATAVPGCVVGTPAYLAPEQIRGEPLDGRADQFAWAVMAYELMTQRLPWPGSDPVASMASVLEKEPDLEGLPPKLAPVVARALHKRRDERFPTMEALVAELEAASRPPAARQRLGWKGRALLLAAMLSAAGVGLGLGSRGPRPAAPTAAAPAHPTSVVALPLSSSCAPAAVAVHREGLNALRSANWKQATTLFEKAAQLDPACPETQLRLTVIPRKRWPRARQIEQLRRTLPMRDALSERDRLVLDAFTMLISPEVPSESEAVRLLDEAVRRFPEDAELRVLATLRRSAVPMLPAQLEDALTTIRHATEIDSGYADGWQLQATVLCRLGRHEEEIRALDRCLEAAPGAVDCMEDRSVDLRRVGRCSEATLQARQWVAWDGEQPWAYQELADALVGSGASREGIEEALQMRWKHLPPEAREFAELEDRARLAIWTGQFETALRTAEELEQRAAGARTVEPHLLAALDSVDALTELGRDAEAAAVAAKFLRRHAAWIRGDAVTHSEYTKPFLFAAALEHGQLSPAEWQQATDEWERASQSKIDPFKRWVVRWGTAVGGHIPATDALRSDPRADGGVIPMVDNEPALIGMLEAYEGHIYLLAGDMARAIPLLENASSTCMGLRHGAIRVRAHLWLGMAKEKAGDVPGACEAYRFVLEQWGGAKPSSVTAQKALQRSRSLHCSK; from the coding sequence GTGAACAATCGCCTAGCCAATGGGGCTCGATCGAGCGAGCGAAATGCTCTCTTTGCCGGACGATTCCAAGTCGAGGGCGAAGCGGGCGTTGGAGGAATGAGCGTCGTCTATCGAGCGCTCGATTTGTCCACCGGTGAGACCGTGGCCCTCAAGGTGCTCCGCGAAACCGGCAGTGCTGCGTCGCGGCGCTTCAACGCCGAGGCCATGGCGCTCGAAAAGCTGCGGAGCTCGGCGATCGTTCGCTACATCGACCACGGCATCACCGACGACGATCAATTCTATTTGGTCCTCGAATGGATCGACGGTGAATCGCTGAGCGCACGCCTGCATCGAGGCCGGCTCGACATCGCCGATACCTTGAAGCTCGCGCGCCGCGTCGCCGACGGCCTCGCCGCTGCCCACGCACTGGGGATCCTGCATCGCGACATCAAGCCGAGCAACATCTTGCTGCCCAACCGCGACGTGGGCGCCGCCAAGATTGTCGACTTTGGACTCGCCCGCACCATGGGCGATCCCATTTTCGAAGAGGGCGTCTCGACGGTGACCGCCACGGGACGCATCGTCGGAACGCCGGGCTACATGGCCCCGGAGCAAGCGCACGGCATTTCCGACCTCGACGAGCGTGCGGACCTGTTTTCGCTCGGGTGCCTTCTTTACCGATGCCTGGCCGACGTCGAAGCCTTCGAAGGTTCGCGCGCCCTCACGACGCTCGCCAGGCTGGTGCTCTTCGAGCCCTCGCGCGTGTCGGAGATGCGTGCGGACGTTCCGCCCGAGCTCGACGAACTCGTCGCGGCATTGCTGGCGAAGAAACGCGCGCAGCGGCCAACCTCGGCGGTGGCCGTGCGTGAAGCGCTCGATCGCATCACGTGGGACGCCTCGGAAAGCCCGCCGCGTTCGGACGCGCCCAAATTGCGTGACTCGAAGGCGCCGCAGGGCACCGTCTTCGGGCGCTACATCCTCGAGGGCCGTCTGGGCGCCGGCGGAATGGGCGAGCTCTTTCGCGCGACGGATACCAAGTTGGAGCGGCCGGTGGCCCTCAAGCTGCTGCGCGGCTCGCCCGATCGTGCGACGTCCGCGCGCTTGGTGCGCGAAGGCCGTGCGGCCGCAGCATTGAGCCACCCGAACATCGTGACGATTTACGACGTGGGGGAGCACGAAGGCATTCCCTTTTTGGCGAGCGAATGCATCGACGGCAAAGACCTGCGCGCGTACGTGCGCGATCCGGCGGTGGAGTCCGAGCGCAAGATGCGCTGGCTGCAGGAGGTCGCGCGTGCGCTGGGCGCGGCGCATCGCGCGGGCGTGGTGCACGGCGACGTGAAGCCGGACAACGTGATGATCGCCGAGCATGGCACGGTCAAGCTCGTCGACTTCGGGCTCGCCACTGCGGTGCCGGGATGCGTGGTCGGCACGCCGGCGTACCTGGCCCCGGAGCAGATTCGCGGTGAGCCGCTCGACGGGCGCGCGGATCAATTTGCGTGGGCCGTCATGGCCTACGAGCTCATGACCCAGCGCCTCCCCTGGCCGGGCTCGGATCCCGTGGCGAGCATGGCCTCCGTGCTCGAAAAAGAGCCCGATCTGGAGGGCTTGCCCCCGAAGCTCGCGCCGGTGGTGGCGCGTGCGCTGCACAAGCGCCGCGACGAGCGTTTTCCCACGATGGAAGCGCTGGTCGCGGAACTGGAGGCCGCATCGAGGCCGCCGGCCGCGCGCCAGCGCCTCGGATGGAAAGGGCGCGCGCTCCTTTTGGCGGCCATGCTTTCCGCCGCGGGAGTCGGGCTGGGCCTGGGTTCGCGCGGCCCTCGGCCTGCGGCGCCGACGGCTGCCGCACCGGCGCACCCCACATCGGTTGTCGCGCTTCCTCTTTCATCCTCGTGCGCGCCCGCGGCGGTGGCCGTGCACCGGGAAGGATTGAACGCGCTGCGCTCGGCGAATTGGAAGCAAGCGACGACGCTTTTCGAAAAGGCGGCGCAACTCGATCCGGCGTGCCCCGAGACGCAGCTTCGATTGACCGTCATTCCGCGAAAGCGCTGGCCGCGGGCCCGCCAGATCGAACAACTCCGCCGCACGCTTCCCATGCGCGACGCCCTGAGCGAGCGCGATCGGCTCGTGCTGGACGCATTCACGATGTTGATCTCGCCCGAGGTTCCATCGGAAAGCGAAGCGGTGCGGCTTCTCGACGAAGCCGTTCGCCGCTTTCCCGAAGATGCGGAGCTTCGCGTGCTGGCAACGTTGCGACGCTCCGCCGTGCCCATGCTTCCCGCCCAGCTCGAAGACGCGCTGACCACCATCCGGCACGCGACGGAGATCGATTCGGGCTACGCGGATGGCTGGCAACTCCAAGCCACCGTGCTTTGCCGGCTCGGGCGCCACGAGGAGGAGATTCGCGCGCTCGATCGCTGCCTCGAGGCAGCGCCCGGCGCGGTGGATTGCATGGAAGACCGCAGCGTGGATCTGCGCCGCGTCGGCCGTTGCAGCGAGGCGACTTTGCAGGCTCGCCAATGGGTCGCATGGGACGGGGAGCAGCCCTGGGCGTACCAGGAGCTCGCCGACGCACTGGTGGGCAGCGGCGCCTCGCGCGAGGGCATCGAGGAAGCGCTCCAGATGCGATGGAAGCACCTTCCGCCGGAGGCCCGTGAGTTCGCCGAGCTCGAAGATCGGGCGCGGCTCGCAATCTGGACCGGCCAGTTCGAAACAGCGCTCCGGACCGCGGAAGAATTGGAGCAGCGTGCCGCCGGCGCGCGAACCGTGGAGCCACATTTGCTCGCGGCGCTCGACTCGGTGGATGCGCTCACCGAGCTTGGACGCGACGCCGAGGCCGCCGCCGTGGCCGCGAAGTTTTTACGGCGCCACGCCGCGTGGATCCGCGGCGATGCGGTGACGCATTCCGAGTACACGAAGCCTTTTCTCTTCGCCGCGGCGCTCGAACACGGGCAGCTCTCTCCCGCGGAATGGCAGCAGGCAACGGACGAGTGGGAGCGCGCCAGCCAATCGAAAATTGACCCGTTCAAGCGATGGGTCGTGCGCTGGGGGACGGCGGTCGGCGGGCACATTCCAGCCACCGACGCACTACGCAGCGATCCGCGGGCCGACGGAGGCGTGATCCCCATGGTGGACAACGAGCCTGCGCTCATTGGCATGCTCGAAGCCTACGAAGGGCACATTTACCTTCTCGCCGGCGACATGGCCCGAGCGATACCGCTCCTCGAGAACGCATCGAGCACGTGCATGGGCCTGCGGCACGGCGCCATCCGTGTGCGGGCCCACCTCTGGCTGGGCATGGCCAAGGAAAAAGCGGGCGACGTTCCAGGAGCCTGCGAGGCGTACCGCTTCGTGCTCGAACAGTGGGGCGGGGCGAAGCCCTCGTCGGTCACTGCGCAGAAGGCGCTGCAACGCAGCCGCTCTCTTCATTGCTCGAAGTAG
- a CDS encoding glycosyltransferase family 39 protein → MPILLAAITLVFHLLTIRGYGYFRDELYYLANGEHLGFGYVEHPPLIGVVAAFVRAVFGTSLFALRILPALAGAASVGLTAQSARELGGGRFAQILAGLGVMFAPVVLVIASFLSMNIFDILFWAICVWLVIRILKTDDTRLWLAFGAVAGVGLENKISILFLGFGVGVGLVLGRRWNDLRSRWFWLGAAVAVLLFLPYVIWQQVHGWPLREFMNRARELKNVALSPVDFVREQFMLMGPLSAPLWLAGLGYLLFSREAARYRTLGWAYLAVLALFIAAGNAKPYYLAPGYTALFAAGGVFVERLTAQRKRVRAVAMALVAGGGLLTLPLSKAVLSEDALARYLSALGMQLSSGERQAQGRLPQIFSDMHGWPELAETTARVYQALPADERSKACILAQNYGQAGAIDLFGPRYGLPKAISGHNMYWLWGPRDCTGEVLIVVGERREKLEPLFTTVELGTMYTCVDCMPFENDKPIWIARGLRIPMKELWPRAKNFI, encoded by the coding sequence GTGCCCATCTTGCTCGCGGCGATCACGCTCGTCTTCCACCTTCTCACCATTCGCGGGTACGGCTACTTCCGCGACGAGCTGTATTACCTCGCCAATGGCGAGCACCTCGGCTTCGGGTACGTGGAGCATCCGCCGCTCATTGGCGTGGTGGCGGCCTTCGTACGCGCCGTTTTTGGAACCTCGTTGTTCGCGCTTCGCATCCTGCCCGCGCTCGCTGGGGCTGCGTCCGTCGGGCTCACCGCGCAATCGGCCCGCGAGCTGGGCGGCGGGCGGTTCGCGCAAATCTTGGCCGGCCTCGGTGTGATGTTCGCGCCCGTCGTGCTGGTGATCGCGAGCTTCCTGTCGATGAACATCTTCGACATTCTGTTCTGGGCCATTTGCGTCTGGCTGGTGATTCGAATCCTCAAAACGGACGACACGCGCCTCTGGCTCGCCTTCGGCGCCGTCGCGGGCGTGGGGCTCGAAAACAAGATCAGCATCTTGTTTCTCGGTTTCGGCGTGGGCGTGGGACTCGTGCTGGGGCGCCGTTGGAACGATCTGCGCAGCCGCTGGTTCTGGCTGGGAGCGGCCGTGGCGGTGCTCCTCTTTTTGCCTTATGTCATCTGGCAGCAGGTGCATGGCTGGCCGTTGCGTGAATTCATGAACCGTGCGCGCGAGCTCAAAAACGTGGCCCTCTCGCCGGTGGACTTCGTGCGCGAGCAATTCATGCTCATGGGGCCACTCTCTGCGCCCCTTTGGCTGGCGGGCCTCGGGTATCTCCTCTTTTCCCGCGAGGCTGCACGCTACCGCACCCTTGGCTGGGCCTACCTTGCCGTGCTCGCGTTGTTCATCGCCGCCGGCAATGCAAAACCGTATTACCTCGCCCCGGGCTATACGGCTTTGTTTGCCGCCGGGGGCGTCTTCGTCGAGCGGCTCACGGCGCAACGCAAACGGGTGCGCGCTGTCGCGATGGCGCTGGTGGCAGGCGGGGGTTTGCTCACCCTGCCCCTATCCAAAGCGGTATTGTCCGAGGACGCACTCGCACGTTACCTGAGCGCCCTCGGGATGCAGCTTTCGTCGGGCGAGCGGCAGGCCCAGGGGCGCCTTCCCCAGATTTTCTCGGACATGCATGGCTGGCCCGAATTGGCCGAGACCACCGCGCGCGTCTACCAGGCCCTCCCCGCGGACGAGCGGAGCAAGGCCTGCATCCTCGCGCAGAACTATGGCCAGGCGGGTGCCATCGATCTATTCGGCCCTCGCTATGGGCTTCCCAAAGCGATTTCCGGCCACAACATGTATTGGCTCTGGGGTCCCCGCGACTGCACCGGCGAGGTGCTCATCGTCGTGGGCGAGCGGCGAGAAAAACTCGAGCCGCTCTTCACCACGGTGGAACTCGGGACCATGTACACGTGCGTGGATTGCATGCCCTTCGAGAACGACAAGCCCATATGGATCGCGCGCGGCCTTCGCATCCCGATGAAGGAGCTCTGGCCGCGCGCGAAGAACTTCATTTGA
- a CDS encoding pyridoxamine 5'-phosphate oxidase family protein produces the protein MAILMEHDFDVDAVLKRPLMAHLATASTAGACDSPVWFLWEEGAIWLVGTSNDSFPKRLRANPKCAIGVVDFDLERGVLLHVGMRGCAEVLPIDRNRLHRLLRRYLGNDPRGWGETFRTTVIEPLDLMVRFVPETVVARDQSYFKS, from the coding sequence ATGGCCATTTTGATGGAGCACGATTTCGATGTGGACGCGGTGTTGAAGCGACCTCTCATGGCGCATCTCGCCACCGCGTCCACGGCGGGCGCCTGCGACTCCCCGGTATGGTTTCTCTGGGAAGAAGGTGCCATTTGGCTCGTTGGAACCTCGAACGACAGCTTCCCCAAGCGCCTCCGTGCCAATCCAAAGTGTGCCATTGGGGTGGTGGACTTCGATCTCGAGCGGGGTGTCCTTCTGCATGTCGGCATGCGGGGCTGCGCCGAAGTGCTGCCCATCGATCGTAATCGCCTTCACAGGCTTCTCCGACGCTACCTCGGCAATGATCCGCGCGGCTGGGGCGAGACCTTTCGCACCACGGTGATCGAGCCGCTCGATCTCATGGTCCGATTCGTACCGGAAACCGTGGTGGCGAGGGACCAGTCGTACTTCAAGTCGTAA
- a CDS encoding CPBP family intramembrane metalloprotease, with protein sequence MSTLIGERRGPIDRVLVLSVSLGVVYVARQVVTPLWRAFIDPWFHSLPRNAHTVAGHVLVWTLPMAIYSGILLAFFIRTRRFQPLSLTRDIRRAITDALWAALVGVLTVMVVVKAMGVPFRFRVDGWALAANVVSNGYEELIGRALVFTAAWYALGSRVAAALLSGLVFALMHEQYPLPLRAVVAFGGFVWSWIYARTGNFLAPWLSHQLADMVIDVLL encoded by the coding sequence ATGAGCACCCTCATTGGAGAGCGACGCGGGCCGATCGATCGCGTGCTCGTTCTTTCGGTATCGCTCGGCGTCGTGTACGTCGCGCGGCAGGTGGTGACGCCGCTCTGGCGCGCGTTCATCGATCCTTGGTTTCATTCGCTCCCGCGGAATGCACATACGGTCGCCGGGCACGTCTTGGTGTGGACCCTGCCGATGGCGATCTACAGCGGCATCCTGCTCGCATTCTTCATTCGCACGAGGCGCTTCCAGCCGCTATCGCTCACGCGCGACATCCGGCGCGCCATCACGGACGCGCTCTGGGCGGCGCTCGTCGGCGTCCTCACCGTGATGGTCGTCGTCAAAGCGATGGGCGTGCCCTTTCGTTTCAGGGTCGACGGTTGGGCGCTCGCGGCCAATGTGGTCTCGAACGGTTACGAGGAACTCATTGGACGCGCCCTCGTCTTCACCGCCGCATGGTATGCGCTTGGTTCACGCGTGGCGGCTGCGCTCCTCTCGGGGCTCGTCTTCGCGCTCATGCACGAGCAGTATCCATTGCCGCTGCGTGCGGTCGTTGCGTTCGGCGGCTTCGTGTGGTCGTGGATCTACGCGCGAACGGGGAATTTTCTGGCGCCCTGGCTATCGCACCAGCTGGCTGACATGGTGATCGACGTGCTTCTCTAG